The Helicoverpa armigera isolate CAAS_96S chromosome 25, ASM3070526v1, whole genome shotgun sequence genome has a window encoding:
- the LOC110371718 gene encoding uncharacterized protein LOC110371718 yields MDSSPSRRGGLPHCSSSPAVARGRAQDDEVEIYSTPEIQSWMNSIEKCLNEVTTMVSEGKMNSEQKLRVSSLCLKVGRAVSQMAVQYQSLKHKALQNYATLQTFKENEDLASSLTEIKQKLEENLIKQKQESTSFADMVKGTKTLIRPHATSSVAIYPRDSTKTSEDTKNLVQKIVCPEEMKLKVRGLRKIRNGGVIISTETKDDIQKLKQTVERSTSGLTVDEPRKRKPRIVIIGVPTDMAEIEVFKCIYEQNIVDKLPNLTKDAFLSSIKLSHKSGKRDADSCNFIIEVPASVRRALVNQNRIYINWTSCPVRDFTLVTRCFKCQQYGHASKTCKSITSTCSHCGAEGHTTQECSSKEQPPKCATCKRYNKPHNHKTGDLDCPARKAAEYRNINSVDYEGA; encoded by the coding sequence ATGGATAGCAGCCCCTCTCGTCGTGGCGGACTGCCGCATTGCTCTTCATCACCAGCAGTAGCCAGAGGTCGCGCACAAGATGATGAAGTTGAGATTTATTCTACTCCCGAAATTCAGTCCTGGATGAATAGCATTGAGAAGTGCCTGAATGAGGTGACGACCATGGTTTCGGAAGGCAAGATGAATTCCGAACAAAAACTAAGAGTAAGTAGCCTATGTCTTAAAGTCGGTCGTGCAGTCTCTCAAATGGCTGTGCAATACCAGTCATTGAAACATAAAGCCCTCCAAAACTACGCCACCTTGCAAACGTTTAAGGAAAATGAAGACCTTGCTAGTAGCTTGACTGAGATCAAGCAAAAGCTAGAAGAGAACCTGATCAAACAGAAACAGGAAAGCACTTCCTTTGCTGACATGGTGAAGGGTACAAAAACCCTTATACGGCCTCATGCAACCAGCTCAGTCGCTATATATCCCAGAGACAGTACCAAGACCAGTGAAGATACCAAAAATTTAGTACAAAAGATAGTTTGTCCTGAAGAAATGAAATTGAAGGTACGTGGACTACGAAAAATAAGAAACGGTGGTGTAATAATAAGCACTGAGACCAAGGACGACATCCAAAAATTGAAGCAGACTGTCGAGCGTTCTACATCTGGACTTACTGTTGATGAACCTCGTAAGCGGAAGCCCCGTATCGTAATTATTGGGGTCCCTACTGACATGGCAGAGATAGaagttttcaaatgtatttatgaaCAAAACATTGTCGACAAACTACCAAATTTGACCAAAGATGCATTTTTATCCTCAATCAAATTAAGCCATAAGTCAGGAAAAAGGGATGCTGACAGCTGCAACTTTATTATTGAAGTGCCAGCAAGCGTCCGGAGAGCCCTAGTGAATCAAAACAGGATCTATATAAACTGGACCTCGTGCCCGGTACGAGATTTCACCCTCGTGACTCGGTGCTTCAAGTGTCAGCAGTATGGTCATGCATCCAAGACTTGCAAGTCCATCACCTCTACTTGTAGCCACTGTGGTGCAGAAGGACACACAACTCAAGAGTGCTCTTCGAAGGAACAACCACCGAAATGTGCAACCTGCAAGCGCTACAATAAACCCCACAACCATAAGACAGGAGATTTGGATTGCCCTGCTAGGAAAGCCGCTGAATACAGGAACATTAACTCGGTGGATTATGAAGGCGCCTGA